The genome window tctctgaaatatagtactttcctctctatattttggtgtttttatgggctccttttattagtatatatttatatatatatatatatatatatatttagtgttatatatatatatagatatatatatataatatatatatatgtatatatatatatatatatatatatatatatatatatatatatatatatataatgcttaaaaaaatcacagtagatgcattaTATAACCATTGACATTCACTCTCCATTGATACCAGATCTAGGGAGACCATTTTCCTAGTTCCCAGttgctttcctttcctttctctagCTCCCATCCACTTTCAGCTTTATCTTGAAAGCACTTTCAGTCGTTGGCTAAAGGGTTTGTGTAGAAGTTTGTGGAAAATCATGGGCACTGGTTTAATGCACATGGTGGAACTTAAAAACACTTTTAGCAACTTCATAATTTTATTTGCATTGCaaaaagtaaaatgataaatgaaCAACAGGCTTCAGTGTCCACTGAAAATGCATTATGGCACAGGACAGAAGagcaaagacaataaaaaaaaaaaagaggaggcagAATTAAAAGCAGCAGAAAAGGTAATTTCTGAATGACGTGTGCcaggaaaaaatgacaaaaagaggcatatatacatataaaaatatataagatctatCTCCTAATCGTAAATATTATGCTCGACGAGTATTATTTGGGAAAATTCTTCAACAGAGACAACAACTAGTGGTCTGCTCTAGTGACGTTTGTTTCTTAAACAGGTTTCTGGATTTTGGTCAAGTAGTCATATTTTGGCCTTCAGGTACAGAATAATTGCATAAATGATGAATCGTAGTAAATTTAGACAAATTCAGGGTAATCACTAGAGAAAGCCACCTCCTAGGGCTTTGGTCATAACTTATTTACCTGGGGTCTGGTATAAAGCGGAAGGTGCCTGAACACCTCCGCCATTACCACCGAATCTTCCATTTCCAGTATTGCCATTACTGAATCCTCCATTACGGTTTCCACCACCTGCGTTTCCGTTGCCATTTCTTCCTGGAGCGCCATAAGATGCAGATGGAGCACCTACACCACCAGCACTTCCGCCGGAGGGTCCAAAACCTGACGAACCACCACCACCTACGTTCCTGCTTGGAGCACCAAGAGATTGGGATGGAGCACCACCACCTCTGTTACCACCGAGAGATCCTCCGGCGTTGCCATTCCTTCCTGGAGCACCATAGGATGCTGAGGGAGCGCCACCACCATTTCCATTTCTCCTTCCACCACCGTTTAGATTCCCACCGGGAGCACTGTATGACTGACCACCTCCAGCGTTGGGATTAAATGACCCGGCACTTCCTCCAGGCCCGCTGTAAGCTCCTCCAGAGCCACCAGCGCCAACACCTCCGGAGCCACCAGCACCAACACCTCCGGAGCCACCAGCACCAAAACCTCCACCACCGCCAATGTTTCCTCCTGCTCCACCAGGACCTGAGTAGCCGCTGCCGCCAGCGCCTCCGCCAGCTCCGTTACCTACGACCTTTCCAATCTCAGCATTGAGACCATAGAATTGCTGGGCAGTTGAACAGTCAAAGTTATACCACCAGTCGCAGACGAAATACTGTTGGTTGAAGATGGTACCGTTGGGGCAGAGGAAGGAGTCCAGACGGCCGTCTTCTTGACAGATGTGGAAAACCTGGATAATGATGAGATATAGTTAATACCAGTCATTATCCTTCTGCCCTGAATGTTATTGGGCTGTTTTATTGATGCTTTATATCCACTGCTCTAATACAATCAAATAAACAGAACCCAAATCCAGAACTGaagttatacatatatttcagttttgcatttcagctgtgtgtgtgtgtgtgtgtttgtgctgaaGGTATATGCATACATGTTACATGTATTTGATAAGCAATCTTGCTGAATGGTGATAACTAGCAGTCAAGCTATTTATAACCCTTTTTATCTTAGTATTTAGTGCATTTTCAGAGACATTCATAAAGGTTAATAGTTTTTGGAAATGGATTGCATTTGCATGACATTAATACTAGTCTTTCATAGCAAAGATAACATCCCACCTGGCATCCAGCTTCTGGTGCCGTGTCGGCATAGTATCCTGGGAGCTGATCACAGACGAATCCTGTATTGGGTACAGAGGCGAGGATTGGGTAGTCTTGGCCTGGTACTCCTCCACCTCCGATGGCATTGGCTAAGTCGGTTATGGGGTCACCACTTCCTCCTCCGTATGCTCCACTGCCACCTCCAACTCCTCCGCTGCCACCTCCAAATCCTCCACTgcctcctccaaatcctccactGCCACCTCCAAATCCTCCACTGCCACTTCCAGATCCTCCACTGCCACCCCCATAACCTCCGCTTCCTCCAGTGCTGCCACCGCCAAATCCTCCGCTGCCACTTCCAAAACCTCCGCTTCCACTTCCGGATCCTCCACTGCCACCACCATAACCTCCACTTCCTCCGCTTCCTCCAGTGCTACCACCTCCAAATCCTCCACTGCCAGTTCCAGGTCCTCCGCTGCCACCACCATAGCCTCCGCTTCCTCCGGTGCTGCCACCTCCAAAGCCTCCGCTGCCACCTCCAGATCCTCCGCTGCCACCTCCAAATCCTCCGCTACCACTCCCGGATCCTCCACTACCACCACCATAACCTTCGCTGCCTCCGGTGCTACCACCTCCAAAGCCTCCGCTTCCTCCAGTACCGCTGCCCCCgaatcctcctcctactcctcctcctccagtactgCTGCCACCGCCGTAGCCCCCGCTTCCTCCTGTGTTACCCCCAAAGCCTCCGCTTCCACCAGTACTACCTCCAAAGCCCCCGCTGCCTCCGCCTTGACCTCCGCTGCCTCCAAAGCCTCCGGTGTTGCCGCCGCCGCCACCATGGCCTCCACCACCGCCGCTGCCGGCGCCCACAGGGTTGAACGGTTTGGACTTCGGCCCCTGGTCTTGAAGATAGGCGGCGCTGCATAGCCCCAGCAGAGCTGCGGGTCGCCATTTGGGGttaggaggaggggagagagaggaaatcattTAAGACCTTTTGTGGAAAGGGAATAAAAGGATTAAGTTATGAAATTTAAGGCTGTCTTGCCAAGCACAGAGTGATTTTCGGTCCCTCACCGCTCAAGACAGTGACAAGATGGAGTTGGAGTACAAAGATCTAAAGGCGGAAATTGGGAGAAAAACCCGCAGTTGCATCAAGAAACAACAGttagaggtgttggacagcaagattgaagataGGATGCGGGAATGGGTGTAAAGTAACGGGGGAAAAAGTAGCAGATGCAGCTATAGGCCAAAGGAGCGCAGCAAACACTCTTAAATGATGCCTACCGTGCGCCACGAGGGGAAAAAATGAAGACTAGACAGCGAACTACGATGTAGAGTACGTTCGTTGTCCCGAGGGTGAGgccaccattttcttttttataataagattagtgaaacaaaaagtaaatgtaaCGAACAAAGATCTCTCATGGGCAATTCAACTCATGCTCTAAGAAGGAATTTTTGTTATTGGTTGCTATTATAAATTACTGAGAGATCAGTGGCCCCCAGTTCTATTTAGCCATCTTCCTAACTCCGAAGCATTCTTATCTTTATCggagttttgttattattatttactagtgAATGGGTAATGGATAACACTTTGTAAAAGTCATCTCATATTAGACAGTAATTACAACTATTTTCGGGTCAGGTATGAATTCGTTATTTAATTCACGAGTAACTATAcagtcttttatattttttaacctaAACTATTACTGGCTTCCTTTACTTAGGTTAAATATAAGATTTACTTTTAATTGAGCAGCAAAATCTTAATTTCGAATCACGAAAATCATGAAATCCAAGATATACCATATCAGAATCTAGATTTAGGACTTAAATTCCCATTTAGAGTTAACACCGGATCTATTTATAATCCTGTTAATTGAAAATACTGATTGTTTTTAACCTatcaagcaatatatatatatgtatatatatatatatatatatatatatatatatatatatatatcttacgtatttattacaataatttttttttaattatcatctGAATAGGATCGTTATATAAAGTTAGTTGGAAAACTGAATCGAAGAGAAAATGTCAAGACCCTCCAAAGCCTGTTTGTGCAAGAATGTTTGGCACACATTATACCCACTGTATATTTACACACCTaaagtaggtaaaaaaaaaaaaacaaaaagaaaaaaacaagagccATGCACCATCCTTATACTCGCTAAGTACCTACGTTGTAATTTATGGCGTGCTTAAACTAAAAGATAACGTAGATGCTATGGTCTAATCATCAGTAGTATTTTAGACATGGAATTGTTCTGTACAAAGTTATTCGTAACTGCATGCATAATAcatatgcgcgcacacacacatgtttatatatatatatatatatatatatatatatatatatattatatatatatatatatatatatatatatatatatatatatatatatatatatatatatatatatatatatatatatatatatatacacatataatgtaaatatatcatacatacacacacacataactacatatatatctatatatatatacatatatatatatatagatatataattaatatatatatatatatatgtgtgtgtgtgtgtgtgtgtgtgtgtgtatttaactgTAATATCAATTTAGATCAGTTACAACACTCACTTAGACTCTCTCAATTTCCTCACACATTTTTTCGTAAAGTTTGCCTTCCGTTcatggtgggattcgaacccgtGCATATCACGGCAGCATGCTCGCTCTTACTAGCAATAGTGGGTTAGAGAGGCTTTTTCATCTGTTTCTCATTCGCATTCAGGCCTGACATAAGTGTATCCAAATAGAAGTAAGGAAACAGAAATGTTAAATAGATAAGTGGTTATCCAGTAAATAGGCAGAACtgctacaaacaaacacacacactctatatatatatatatattatatatattataattatatatattaaattataatctatatattaatatattatattattaatatatatatatatagatatatatataatatctacaatatatatatatatatatagatatatatatatatatatatatatatatatatgtattttgtatatagttACGTGAGAACAGCtgatgaaactatatatatatataataatatatatatatatattatatatctatatatatatatatatatatatgtatatatcataatatatatctatatatatatatatatttatctatgatatatttggtattctaatttatttatttattttgttttattatctatattggggggggtttttttatcacttgttcAAATGTAACTTtaattacactcacacacacacacacatatatatatatatatatatacatataaatatataagtatatacataagtatatacatacatacatatacaatcacTAGCTGACAGGCTCACATTTATGCAAATATACACATTTACCAATTTTAcataggaagaaaaaataaaaatttcataaagaCTTACTGATTCAGTAAATGAGACTAAAATCATGAAAAAGACATAAGCAAAAGtaggagaaaaaagaaagcacaaaaaaaaaaaatcacaagaaaagaGGAACACTGAGAAAACAGGTCAGAGTCTTTTCTGGAAGTCCAACAAGAGTCCCAAGTGTTGCTCAAAACAGTTTGCGACATTTTTCTTACCTGCGAGAGACTTTTATGACAGGTTAAATAATTCTGGTCAGAGTGACTGGACTGTTTTTCCAGTTTTCGCCGTTGGTATATAATGTCTCCCATTGAACGTTACCTCAGAGTTTTCTCGGGGAAAATGAAGTGTTGCGCTTGAAGGAGAGAACGTTTcctaatatttagttttatacagacagaaacacacacatacaagcacacgtacaacacatatatatatgtgtgtgtgtgtgtgcgtgtgtatgggtGCGTTTATTTACGTTTGTATTTATGTAAACATTAAAGTGGAAGAAATAAATGTGGAATCTTTCGTAGACACgcagggtgtatatatatatattatatatatatcatatataatatattcataaatatctatatctaatataatagaatatatctatatatatatttataatatattatattatgtacacatatatatgttagtatgtaAACGTAAGTGAAAGTCAGAAAGGTAGAAGGAGAACAAAGACAAATAGATCAATAGCTAGTCagacaattaagagagagagagagagagagagagagatctgtgtggagagagagaggatgagggagatgagagagagagagagatcgtttcaAAAAGAAATTTTGATAGTTATAAAAGACGAGTAAGTAATTTAAACGGGGTTTATAACAACGTtctcttcaaaataattttttaaatatttcagtgacgTGACCTTTTTTATGTATGCAAGTTTGAACTGAAGTAAAAGTTACCATTTGTTCATGTGTGAGAGAGAAACACTGAAAATCTTCCAAAAAATTTGTTAAATAAAGCAAAGATAGTCgttgataatttttcatatattcgaTAATCCCTGGAGTGTTAACACCTCGAAAGCACCGAGGTCCGAAACAGCGACTGATAAGAAGCCGGTCACGCCGTGTCTTGGGTTGCTGCTCAGAGTCGTCGTGCAAATGTGACGAGTTATCGTATCTGTAGACCGATGTCGTCTGCAATCTGTAACGTCCTAGTGTAGCGGTCGGTCTATGGCAGAAACTGAGCGGTAAACTCTTACCCAAATAAAGTATTTTGCGCGAAACACAAGCCATGGTCGGGGAGGCGAATTAAGCGAAAGGTTCTATTTCTTCACTTTCGATATCGAGAGAAATGAACCCAAATttcagaagagaaaaagagacgtTTGTTCGAAGTAGCTCACGTCGACGATGTTCGTTCGGTGGCGGCGACGGTGGTTGTGATGTTTTGGGAGGACGGGATCACTGAATATATACTACGCTACGCTGGTGGGAGGGGAAATGGACTCCCCCCTTCTGAAGGGGGAGGAGGCCAGGGGAAGAAGAAGCTTTCAGACGTTAAGGTGAGGGGCGGAGAAGGGGGATCGTTTATGAAGGTTGTTTCCACAATAATCTGATGCGATAAATGTGTTTGGCACCTGCTGGGGACCTCTCAGCTCACAGGGCTTCATATTTTAAAATTGCGAAGATGATATCGCCCCCTTAATACCTCATAAACAATTGTGAATTAGACGCGAAAAGCTGACTGAAAGCACAGCGGCATAAACAAGCACTGGCAACTGCTGCTAGACCAAGGGGTCACGAGCGGCGAGGGTCGGTGTCGAGAGCTCTCGATGATCCCGATGATCATCGCGCGATTGACGCGACCTGTGTTTAAAGGGAAGCCTCAGGGAAGGAAGAAGGGCTTCTTCGTCTTATAACAGATTCTATGGGCATTGCCAGACCTACCTCATTTCTCAGAGTTCATTCGCCGAGCGATTGAATCGGGTATGGacacagacaagagagagagagagagagagagagagagagagagagagagagagagagagagagagagagaggttcattgaGGCAAACTTTGATCCTGAACGATTCATGAATCGACCGGTATATTTGTTTAGAGAATTCATACTTTTGCTAGTaatagaatacagatattttcgatgaataaataaatctaataaaactGCATTAGGGACGCTGACTCAAAATATACAAAGCTAAATGAACACATGATAGCATACTCACCTGACTTCATGTATGCATATCTACAcacaaactaatatatattatatatatatatatatatataatatatatatatatatataaagagtgtgTGTGCACTGTGTTTAGTGCATAATCATGATTATGTAAattcttataattttatgtaCACTAGCACATTTATTGCTCCAGGTCTTATTTATCTCAACCTTATTAAATGGTTAAACCCTATTACCTTtcagcaactgaaaaaaaaaggagaaaaaagaaataggcatttatTTACTGAAATCTGTCACTTCTCAGCCATCGTCATTTCAGAGGGACATTCTGAGAACCCATTGTAAAGCGATGCAGAAAGTTTATTGTTGCATTCGACATCATTCTTCTGGTGCATCTTCGTTTCTGCCGTGACCTGACCATTATAAAACAACATCAGTTGCCCCTGACGGCGGGTCACAGTTCGGACCCAGGTCAAGGTCCTCGGTTTTGGCAGaactgtgctgctgctgctgatgatgacCCATTGCTAGGTCACCTTTTCACTTctgtctttcttttgtttttttttccttcatgctgTCATTGTCTCTCACGTGATCTTTGATCTTCCATCATGTTGGGTAGGGAAGAggcagtcctcctcctcctcctcctcctcctcctcctcctcctctatcaaTCGGTGTATAAACATCTTTGTCTGTCTGATTGTAAAATGCTTTTGTTTGTCTGTGAGATTTTCTCAATTGTTGTGGGTCTGCTGTTGCTTtgcttgttttgttgttgttgttgtttattagtcTGCATTTCGCATTTCCATCTGCAGTTTCTTTAACCGAGTCAGATGCTTGTTCCGATGTTCTTCCTTTCATGTTTGGTATATAGGTCTGTATCAGCttgcaaatagaaataaattaataataataagatttaacCAATCTGTTTAGCCGCCTCATTTTAGCGTAGAATTTGACTTGCCATTCTAGATTcttaaactaacattattttgCAGGGATCTTTTGTGCGATAGTGTAGGTATATTTTTCATCGCAATAATATAAAGTCTTCAACTTTTTGTTTCGCCT of Macrobrachium nipponense isolate FS-2020 chromosome 11, ASM1510439v2, whole genome shotgun sequence contains these proteins:
- the LOC135194847 gene encoding uncharacterized protein LOC135194847 isoform X2; its protein translation is MACVSRKILYLALLGLCSAAYLQDQGPKSKPFNPVGAGSGGGGGHGGGGGNTGGFGGSGGQGGGSGGFGGSTGGSGGFGGNTGGSGGYGGGSSTGGGGVGGGFGGSGTGGSGGFGGGSTGGSEGYGGGSGGSGSGSGGFGGGSGGSGGGSGGFGGGSTGGSGGYGGGSGGPGTGSGGFGGGSTGGSGGSGGYGGGSGGSGSGSGGFGSGSGGFGGGSTGGSGGYGGGSGGSGSGSGGFGGGSGGFGGGSGGFGGGSGGVGGGSGAYGGGSGDPITDLANAIGGGGVPGQDYPILASVPNTGFVCDQLPGYYADTAPEAGCQVFHICQEDGRLDSFLCPNGTIFNQQYFVCDWWYNFDCSTAQQFYGLNAEIGKVVGNGAGGGAGGSGYSGPGGAGGNIGGGGGFGAGGSGGVGAGGSGGVGAGGSGGAYSGPGGSAGSFNPNAGGGQSYSAPGGNLNGGGRRNGNGGGAPSASYGAPGRNGNAGGSLGGNRGGGAPSQSLGAPSRNVGGGGSSGFGPSGGSAGGVGAPSASYGAPGRNGNGNAGGGNRNGGFSNGNTGNGRFGGNGGGVQAPSALYQTPGK
- the LOC135194847 gene encoding uncharacterized protein LOC135194847 isoform X1, whose protein sequence is MISSLSPPPNPKWRPAALLGLCSAAYLQDQGPKSKPFNPVGAGSGGGGGHGGGGGNTGGFGGSGGQGGGSGGFGGSTGGSGGFGGNTGGSGGYGGGSSTGGGGVGGGFGGSGTGGSGGFGGGSTGGSEGYGGGSGGSGSGSGGFGGGSGGSGGGSGGFGGGSTGGSGGYGGGSGGPGTGSGGFGGGSTGGSGGSGGYGGGSGGSGSGSGGFGSGSGGFGGGSTGGSGGYGGGSGGSGSGSGGFGGGSGGFGGGSGGFGGGSGGVGGGSGAYGGGSGDPITDLANAIGGGGVPGQDYPILASVPNTGFVCDQLPGYYADTAPEAGCQVFHICQEDGRLDSFLCPNGTIFNQQYFVCDWWYNFDCSTAQQFYGLNAEIGKVVGNGAGGGAGGSGYSGPGGAGGNIGGGGGFGAGGSGGVGAGGSGGVGAGGSGGAYSGPGGSAGSFNPNAGGGQSYSAPGGNLNGGGRRNGNGGGAPSASYGAPGRNGNAGGSLGGNRGGGAPSQSLGAPSRNVGGGGSSGFGPSGGSAGGVGAPSASYGAPGRNGNGNAGGGNRNGGFSNGNTGNGRFGGNGGGVQAPSALYQTPGK